The Proteus terrae subsp. cibarius genome contains the following window.
TTTTCTAATGCCAGTTTTTCATCACTTGAATCTAATAAAACTAAGGGTTCACCGGCTTTTACAAAATCGGTGTTATCCACATAAACAGTGGTAACAGAACCAGAAATCTGTGGCATCACCATGATTTGATTGCCAGTCACATAAGCATTATCTGTCGTTTCATGATGCCTTAACACCATAAACCAATAAGCGGAGTAAGCCGCACCAGCAACAATAAATAGGATGGTTAGCAATAGTAGAACATTTCGGCGAGTTCGTTTTTTATTGCGAATGGGAGCCTGAGGGGGGGTAGTTTCCTCATTAACACTCATTTAGAAGATCTCCATAAAACCAGAAAAACATCATTAGATATGTTTCCAGTATTAAAACTGGAAACATAATTATAAAGTCAATCTTAGAATAATTATTAGCGTGAAGGTAAATTATAAATGCTAATGGGTAAGTATGTTTGCCGATTTATGGCTTAAATAGGATTAGATCAATAAAACTATTTATTATGCTGCTTATTCACAATCTTTTTCAGCCAAAGTATCTAATTGTAATAATAACTTACGCATTAGCGTTTCAAGCTGTCTTTGTTCAGATTGATCTAATACAGACCAGATTTGTTTTAAGCACTGATGTTGCGGTGGCAATAAGCTATTTAAAAACTCTTCACCAGCATCAGTCAAATGGAGATGTAAACAACGGCGGTCATTATGGCTTTCACGACGTTCAATCCAACCTTGCTTTTCAAGCTCATCAGCAATGCGTGTTGCATTTGTTCTTGAAGAGCCTAAAGCTGCACTTAATTCTGATGGTTGAATACTACGATTTTCTGTCGTATCTAAAATCATTAGTGCCATAAATAATGTCTCGTTAATACCCTGAGACTTCAACATATTATTACGACTTTCAAGAAGTTTGCTTTGAACATGCATAGAAAGGCGAGTTAACAAAATTTCTTGATAAGGAATATCTTTGTTAAGCGATTTCTGTTGTGTAGCGCGAGTGTTTAGTAATTCTTCTGTTGGCGTAAATGAGCTTTCCATTTTTAGACACCTTGTTAGTTTCGAAAATTAGGATAACGCTGTTATCAACATGTTAAATGGTATATTAAACACACAATTTAGCAATTTTTATTATTTATAGTCACTATGTTTTTTTGATTATGTTACCTGATTCATAAATTTTCTGAATGATAACACAAAAAAAAGAATAGGTACTTATCTCTTTACAATAAGTTAATAAAATCAATTTATCACTTATCTGACAATGAATAGTAGTCTATTTGCGAAAAAAGGGATCATTTTTTACGATAAAACACGTAATAAATTTATTATCACTACCAATGGTTGCTATGTGGATAATATTGATGTGAGATTATTTATATAGTGCTTTATTGGTAGGATTGATATAATTTTCTTAATAAAGAATGGGATGATGATATACATTAATAGTAATCACGCGGTTAAAACATTCACATTTTATTCTGATTAGAGTGGGATTGAAGAAATAATATAACCCATCCTTGGGTCTGAAAATTATTCGACGTGGATTATTGGATCATTTTTATAACCTAAAAACCAAACAATAAGACCGATAACGCCGATGATTAATCCGGCGATGGATACACCTGTCCATCCATATTGATGATAAGCATAGCCTGATAGTAAAGATCCTAATGCACCACCAATAAAATAGCTTGTCATATAAGCGGCAGTTAGGCGGTTTCTAGCATCAGGTAAAATACGGTATATGGTGCTCTGATTTGTGACATGAACACCTTGAACAGCTAAGTCTAGCAGGACAACGCCAATAATAAAGCTGATGAGCCCAATCCAGTGATAATAAGGTGCAATAATGATAAAGCCCCAAGAAAGAAATAGGAGAACCAGCCCTACAGTGGTGGTTTTCTTGCCTTTTCCTTTATCCACTAATACGCCTGCTTTTCCTGCCATTAATGCACCTGCAGCACCCACAAGACCAAATAAACCAATCACGGCATCTGAGTAATTAAAAGGTTCAGATGCCAATAAAAAGGCCATTGAGGTCCACAATAAACCAAAGTGAGCAAAAATAAGTGCGCCAACTAATGAACGAGTTCTTAATACAGGCGTTGTTGCAAATAATTTGAAAATAGAGCCTAGCAACTGAAAATAATTTAAGTTTGTTTCACTTTTATAAGTCGGCAAGCAACGCCATAAAGTGATAGCTAAAATCGCCAGAAAAATACTTGCTACCCAGAAAATACCTTGCCAATTAGTAAATGACGCCATTAACCCAGATGCAGTTCTCGCCAGTAAGATCCCGAGTAAGAGACCACTCATAATCGTGCCGACAGCTTTTCCTCGTTGATGAGGTGCTGCAAGGGTTGCAGCAAAAGGAACAAGAATTTGAGCTACCACTGAGAACATACCTGAGAGCGCAGTTCCTATTAACATCACCCAAATATTAGATGCCATAGCAGTAATTAATAGGCCACTTGCTGAAATTAATGTCATGGTAATAATCAGTGAGCGACGTTCAAAAATATCGCCAAGAGGCACTAATAACATTAATCCTATGGCATAACTTAATTGCGCGGTGGTAACAATAAATCCAGCCAAAGTTGCAGATATGTGGAAATAGTTTGCGATTGAATCCAGTAGCGGTTGTGCGTAGTAGTTACTGGCAACAACCATACCTGTAGCAACCGCCATAAGTAAAATAAGACCTTTGCTTAGCGATGTTTGTGGTGCGGTGTTTTCCATAATACTCATAACAAATCATTTATAAGGTAAATGATAGTAACATGAGTTATTTTTTTGAGAAAAGAATTACTGTGATAGAGATGTTCAATTAATTTGATACAAAACCTTAGACTTTATTCTTATAGCATATTGTTTTATATAATAAATAAACATTAATTTTAGCTTATTAATAACTAAAAAGCGTAAAAAAGAGCATAACCAAACACCATATCCATTGAACTGAAACGCCAAGCAAGGCAAAAGAAAATAGACGTTTAGTACCTAGCCAGCGATCTTCCATTGTCTGTTTTTTGGGTCGTTTAGGAAATAACGTAGAGAGGCTTTCATCAAAACTAACATCATCTTGATAGCGATAAAGTACTTGAAAAAAATGACTATCAAGCCATAAACGAAAAAGGTGATATTGCGTAAATAAAAATAAAAGAGAAGCAACAAAGAAAGTCAGTTTATTATGAAAATGAAGGCTAAATACAGGCCATGTGCTTATATAAGGTAATAGTGATAAAAGCAGTAAATAGCGCCAACTTTGTGTTAAAGACACAATCACTTTACCGCTGGTTTTTGTTGTCAGCATCGTTATCTCGTTATTTATTTTGTTGGAAACGCGAATACCAAATTTGTAATGCCTCTTGTGTTTCTGGATTTAAAATCACCTGAGGGCGTATTTGATAAACCTGTTTTATCGCTTCTTCCAAAGTATCTACTGTGCCACTGTTAACTAACCATGCAACGACAATAGTTGCACTGCGCGAATAGCCTAATTTGCAATGAATATAAACTGTTCCTACTTGGCTAAGCTGTTCCAGAGACAACATGGCTTTGCTGATATCATCAGGAGATAATGGTAATAAATCGATTTGAGGTTGCGCTAAATAAAGCTGGTTTTGGCTAAACTTGTTTCTTGGCCACTCACAGGTTAAATCAAAGACGGCGTTCGCTTCTAATTTATAAAGGGGGCGTCCACCTAATAAAATACCTTCAGTCACTAAACTAGGTGTTTGGCAACGAGTTAAATAATAGCGATAAGTACACCAAGCAAAAAAGCGATAAGGCAATAGGATTATCTGTGCAGAAAGGGGAATTTCACCTTGGGAGTTTTTTTGAAAAATAGAAGCGCCTGCCCCTAAATAACCTAAAGTCACAAACGTTAATGCGATTGCAGGCCAGAGAAAAATCCAAAAGAAACCTTGTAAGCCAAAAGATAACAGATAAAACACCATTGCTGATAACGCATAGTTTTTACCAATACGTAAACTGCGTTTACTGCCTGTAAAATGCCATTTCCAACGAGAGTTTATTGGTAATAAATAACAGATAAACACGCCGACACCAAAGCCCGTAATAATATCGATAAAGTGATGTTGCCAGGTTGTCAGTACAGAAACAGCAATAAGCAATGACCATAAATTTAAAAACCATTGCCATGATTTTGGAGTATGTGCGCGAAAACGTAACCAAAGTATCCACAACAAGATTATGTGCAAAGAAGGAGCTTGGTTATAAGGTAAATCGAAACCTTCTAATTGGGTAAATAACCAACCAGAAATCCCTTCCGTTGTTGGGCGAATAAAACTAAATTTTAAAGGGAATAATAAAAAACCAGCACAAGCAATAAGAGAGGCAACAATTAAACGTAACCCATGTATAAATTGTTCTCTTAATGTTGTACAAATAATCAGTGAAATACCATAGGCAATATTCACACTCCAATAAGGAATGATTGTCCAAGGTAAAAAGGGGATCGCTTTTTCCCATGAATAAACAAAAGAAGGAACATCAGATAAAGTGGAAGTATAAGTGTTAACTTGCATATAAGTTAAATAGAAAAATGGAGCAAGAAACAATAGCCATACAATACCAGCAAGCCAGATACTTTTTCTAGATGATGTTATTTGAGTGTGTTGGGTTCCACCCATATTAAAATTCCTTTCTTTGCTTATGTTTCTATTTTTACCATGAATTAAAATTATCGCTATATGTTGCCATATAGCGATAGCTCGGTTATTGATGGTGCATTCTGTTAGCGACGTTTTGCTATCGATACACTGAAAATACCCCAATGATCAATTTGTTGATCTAACTTTTCAAAACCAGCTTCATTAACTAAAGCATCCATTTCACCCTGACTACGGCAACGCATGATCCAAGGTTGTCCGTTTTGGTGACTAGGTAATACACGCGCAATCATTTCAAGCTGAGGGTGCCAAGGTTGGCAGGTATAAATTAATAAGCCGCCACTAGGGATCGCCTGCGATAATCCTTTTAAAGACTCTTTTAGCAGATGATTTTCAGGGAATAATTCATAGAGACCACTGACAATACCTAAAGTTGGTGACGGAGAAACCGCACTCAAGCTTTCTGCATCAAAGGCGTTACCTTCTTCAAAACGCACTTTGTCTTCTAAGTGGCGTTCTTTAATCGCAATATTGCCTTGTTCAACGTTAATGGCGCTATAATCACGCATTAAAATCGAATCGACCTTACCATAATCATTAACTGCATCAAAAAGATAGCGCCCTTGTCCTGCTGCGATATCCATAATGTGCACCGGCATATTATTTTGTATTAATTGGCGAATTGCGTAGCGGATTGTATTTTCAATATTGATTTTACGTTGGCGAATTCCTTGCCAACCAATACTATTTAAATATTGTCTATCAACAACCCGACCAAATAAGCCTTTCCCTTGAGGTTGATTACGGTAGACATAATCCAGCGTCGATCCGGAATCAAAACCTTTATCGTAACCCAGAGCAACACCTTCTGATGCTTTACCTAAAGTACTCATAGAACGGCTAAGTACTTTGTAATAAAGTCTTTTTGGGCAATATTTAGGGAGTGGCGTCTGTAATGCACGATAAACATCTGCACTATGACTCCAAGTATCTTCATGTTGGTAATCATGTTGATAAAGTGGTTGTGCAAATAAGGTTTCAATAAAGCTACGCATTTTATTGATAGGAATAATTCTGTCTTTCTCACCTAAAGTATCGTGGTAAAAGCCAGGTAAGACATGCTTTTCTTTGATAGATGTGTTTAAACGTTCATAGAAAAGATGTTGAGGCTTGGCGTGGACCACATGGTCATTGCCTGAAATAAACAACTGTGTTGGTAAAGTAATTGCACTTGCATCTTCAACAACACGATCAGCCGTTTTATAAAGCTCTAATAAAATATTGACGGCAATAGGGCGAGTGATCAGCGAGTCTTGGTTAAAAGAGTCGATGCGATTTTGATCATGGGTTAAGTATTTAGCTTTCACGTATGAATTAACATAAAAAAGCCCGCGAACTTTTTGCATCAAGGCAAGACCTGTGCGTGCAAAAGGAACATATAATTTCACTTTAAATGCAGGGGAAGCTAACACCATACCGCGGATCTTAGGGGCATAATCGTGTACCCAACCAGTAACTAAAACGGCGCCTACACTTTGGCCAACAACCAGAATATTCTCCATTGGAATATTATAGTTGGATGAAATGTAATGAACGAATTCGTCTATATCTTTTATTGAAGTTCCCATTGATGGGCTATAACCGCGAGCGCCTTGATTTTTACCATGACCTCGAGCATCCCAAGCAAACATTGAAAAATCAGGAAGATCTAACTCATCCACTAGATGAGAAACACGACCTGAGTGTTCATGACCTCGGTGAAATAAAATGATTGCTTTTGATTCAGTGGTAATTTGAGCAGGCCAATGGCGATAATACAGAGGTGTTTTATCGCTGGTGGTAAATTCAGACTCAATCATATTCCTTTGAGTTTGATATTGCGGTTGTTGATTCATAACGATGTATCCTTATCTTTATCTGTCATCATTGCTTCTTTTAGTGCGCGATGAATTCGGTGATAACAAGTCAACAAAAGTAATAAATTAATAATAATAAAAAGATAATGCGTGTTTTCTGATAATGTCAGGGAGGGGAATAATCCGATAAAAAAAGCGATAGCACCGAAAATAAAGGCTCTATCACTTTTTCCCATCGGGCCATCATAACGACGAGAAGCATGAATAGTTTGGGCAAGCACGCCTAAAAACTCAGTCATTATCATTAAAAAGAGTGCCAGCATGATCCACCAATAGGCTTGTGGAAAAATAAAAGCAAAAGGTAGATAGAGTGCAATGTCTGAAATAACATCGCTGGTTTCATTTAATATCGCCCCAAGTGCACTTTTTTGATTATGTTCTCGTGCAAGCATGCCATCTATGGCATTAAGCGCCATACGAAAAAAGAGGACGAAAGGGAGCAATAAAAATAAATGGGGATAAGGATAAAGCAAAAGTAATCCACCAATAGCAATGGATAACAGTAAGGCAAAAAGTGTGACCTGATTTGCTGTGATCCCTTTTGTGAATAGCTGTTCTACATAAGGGCGTAGTAGAGCTTGAAATTTGGGCTTTAGGTCATAAATTGTCATGACGCATCCTTGTGTTCAAAAGTGCGTATATTACCTCATAATTATAATTTTATTATTAGCTGATTTTTATCTCATTGAATATCTTTATTTCAATACTTTAATTTATTTACGATTTAAACATAAAACTAAGGCTTAAAATTCACTTGAGTTAATAATTATTTAGCTCTCAAAATAAAGAGAAAATAAGATCCGCAAAATTGTAATTATCAGACTGTTCCGTGTCTGTTTTATTCTCTTTATTTTAAAAATGATTAATTTTTCTTTAGTGATATGTACGTAATTATAATTAGGGAATTAAGTGAGGAAAATGAAAAAAGAGATATTAAATACCTTATAATAACTAATGAAATTAGTTCAATTTATTATAAATATTATTTTAGATGAAATTTAAATCTAATAAGAGTGTATCGATAGTGTAGTTATCTGTATTGAGTGATAAGTGCAAAAAAACTAGATAATGATAATTATTATCATTATCATAATTAGCGCTGTTAGTTACATCTATAATCATCTATCAAACTAATAACCATACAAAAAGATACTACTATTATGATCCATTTCTTAGCAAAAAATGATGCTTATCGTCAGGGAATTGGGATATTTTCATTTTCGTCATCAGCGATAGCATTATTATTGACTTCACTCACTTCGTTAAATAGCTATGCAACTGAAAGTGTAAAACCAGAAATAACGACATCCACAAAGTTGGAAAGTCCTGCACAACCAAAATCGCGTGAAAAGATTATTATTGAACCTATCTATGTATCAGGTGAACTCAACTCAAGTGTTGATGCGGGAAGTACCGTTCTAACATTAAAAGATATCGATAGAATTCAGCCTAATAATATTGCAGAGCTGGTGGATAAATTACCCGGAATTTCATCATCGGGTTCACCAAGGCCGGGCGGTCAAACATTAAATATCTGGGGGATGGGTAATCCTGAAGATATTAAAATTACCCTTGATGGTACGCCTAAAACCTTTGAGAAATATCGCCAAGGTTCAATTTTTATTGATCCTGAATTAATCCGTCGTATAGATGTTGATAAAGGGCCTCATAATATTACTCAAGGAAATGGCGGTTTTGGGGGTTCGGTGAGAATTGAAACCAAAGATCCCGATGACTTATTACTACCCGATCAGAATATTGGGATGTTTTTAAAATATGGCCACCATACTAATGATAGACAAAATCGTTATAGTGGTGCGGTATACGGTAAATTACTGGATGGGCAAGCAGATGGATTATTCTATTTTAACCGTCGTGAAAGTGACGATCTGCGACGTCCTGATGGGACTAAATTTGGCTATTCACAGTCAGATCAGGATTCTTTTTTAATTAAGACCAATATCTATTTAACGGAAGCACAAACATTAACGTTATCAGCATCACGATCAGAAAGTGATGGTTGGACGCCTTGGGCGGCTAAACGTGATGAACTAGCTAAACCTAGCCAAGCTGAAGTGGATAAATATGGTTTTGATGCGGCGATGAAACGTAAATTAGTTTATCGTGATCAAAAAGATGACACCTTTAGTGTGAAATGGAATATTCAGCCGATTGATTCCGATTTAATTAATTTAACACTTACCTACGGTTACTCAAAAACCAAACAAAATGATAGTCGCCCAGAGACCGCGAGCTCCTATTTTAGTGGCAGTATGGGCAATCAAAGTTGGGTAGATTATCGAAATCATCAAATTGAAATTAAAAATGAAAGCACAGTTATGCAAGGTGCTTTAGAGCATAAGGTATTAGTAGGAACACGTTGGCATCGTAATGATCGTGATGTTTTAATGTTTACTCGCGATAAAGCTAAAAATCCAAATTATAACTATGGATATTATGCGCCACCTTATATGCCAGAAGGTACGCAAACGACAACCAGTTTCTATATTCAAGATTCGATGAGCTATAGAAATCTGACGATAACTCCTGGTGTTCGCTACGATATCGTTAAAAATCAAGGTAAAGGAAGCCGAGCGATTACCTATCAAGATCCTGATCCCTATTATGGGCATGATTACTCTGATGTGACTTATAGCGGGGCAACACCTCATTTAGGTTTATTATGGAAAATGAATCAGAATTTCAGATTCTTTGGTGATTTAACCTATACATGGCGAGCTCCATTGATTGATGAGCAGTATGAAGTTCAAGGAAGAGTTTCTAGCTTAACAGGAACGAGTCGTCATCTAGACAAAGAAACAGTAAGAGCTGCACGAATTGGTGTAATTGCGGATTTTGAAAGTGTTATTCAGCAAGAAGATCAACTGCAGTTAAGAACGACACTATTTGATACTCGTGGTAAAGACGAAATTTTCCGACGTCGCGGTGTCTATTGTGAAAGTCAAAAGGTGGATGGACATAATGGAAATTGCCCACCTTCGATTGGTAATTACCGTAATTTACCGGGCTACCACATCCAAGGGTTGGAAATCGAAGCCTTTTATAATAGCCCTAATGTATTTGGCCGTTTAGCATATTCAACAATGAAAGGAAAACGTGACCAATCACCGCGCGACCCGTGGTTTGGTCAAAAAACATGGATTGCTGAAATACAACCTGATGCTTTACATGCCACCCTTGGCGTAAAAGTACCAAGTATTAACGTTAATATGGGATGGACGGGGGATTTTATTGGTGCTCAGCGTCGTTCTCCAATGGATGCCGATCCTGATGCTGGCTATTGGTCACTACCAAAAAGTAAAGGTTATGCAATACATGGTCTATTTGCGAATTGGGAACCTTCTTTTATAGATAATACGGAAGTTCGTTTTACGGTCGCGAATTTATTTAACCGAGATTATTACCCTTATTTAGGTGAATCAGTTTCAGGGGTAGGACGTGATTATCGATTTACTGTGGTAAAACGTTTCTAATATTACTGAAAATAAAAACAGATAAACCCCATAAATATTATGGGGTTTATTGACATTAAGAATTCAATATTCGATATATTAAATTAATAACCATGTGATGTAGAAGTTGCAATCATTGCCATCATGGTTGTGAAGAAGAAAATAAAGAAAAGAACAGCCATAACAATACTAATAATAAAGTAAACAAAGCCCGCTCTGTTCCATGTTTCTTGTACTTTCATAAAGGTTTCAACAGAATCGTAATCACCACTTTTCCAAGCCCATTCATTCCCTTTAATACCACAGACAAAAATCCAAACAAGATTAAGTAAAGGAACAAGCGCTAATAATGGAAGATAGGATTTATTACCAAAACCCCAAATAATATTAAACATGAAAGCACCCCAGTTCCAACGTTTAATTTCTTCAGGTACTGGTTTATTAGTGTAAGACACAGTTTATTCCTTATCTAAAATAATAAATATAAAAATGAGAATGCCAAAATGGCTACTGGAGAAAAGGATAATCATAATTGAAGAAATGAGAGAATGAAAGAAAGGGAGAACATGGCTTTGAATAAAAAGAATAATCTTAATAATAAAGTAGTATTAAGATTATTTTTAATTTTTATATAAACTTATTTTATCTAACTGCATGTAAATTTAGTTTTTTATGAATAAAAACAGGCCACAATAATGCGACCTGTTTTGTGACAATCTTAAATGAAGATTGTTTATTGATTATTTTGCAGCTGCTTGAGCTTGTTCAATCCAACCATCAAAGGTTTTTTGATGTGCTTTGATCCACGCATTAGCATGACGTTCAATATCTGCCTGTGATTTTTGACCATTATGCATACGTAAGTTTTGCGCATTAATATCGGCAACAGACACTTTCATAACTTCAAAGAGTTTTGCCGCAGCGGGATTTTCTTCAGCCCATTTTTTATTTGCTGCAATATGCATGGTACTTGGCGGAAAGCCATAGTTTTTACCATTTGCTAATGTGGTATCGGTTTTATCATCACCCGGTAATGAAGAGAAAGGCACTTGTAACCAAACAACATCTTTACCCGGTTTTAATACATCACTTATCCAGTAAGGCGTCCATGTGTAATAAAAAATGGGCTTGCCTTCTTTATAACGAGTAATGGTATCTGCCATCATGGCTGCGTAGTTACCTTGGTTATGTGTAACAGATTTTTCTAATCCATAGGCTTTTAAGTGATTATTGATCGCTTCTTCACAACCCCATCCCGGATTACAACCGGTTAAATCGGCTTTACCATCACCATTGGCATCAAACAAT
Protein-coding sequences here:
- a CDS encoding TonB-dependent hemoglobin/transferrin/lactoferrin family receptor, translated to MIHFLAKNDAYRQGIGIFSFSSSAIALLLTSLTSLNSYATESVKPEITTSTKLESPAQPKSREKIIIEPIYVSGELNSSVDAGSTVLTLKDIDRIQPNNIAELVDKLPGISSSGSPRPGGQTLNIWGMGNPEDIKITLDGTPKTFEKYRQGSIFIDPELIRRIDVDKGPHNITQGNGGFGGSVRIETKDPDDLLLPDQNIGMFLKYGHHTNDRQNRYSGAVYGKLLDGQADGLFYFNRRESDDLRRPDGTKFGYSQSDQDSFLIKTNIYLTEAQTLTLSASRSESDGWTPWAAKRDELAKPSQAEVDKYGFDAAMKRKLVYRDQKDDTFSVKWNIQPIDSDLINLTLTYGYSKTKQNDSRPETASSYFSGSMGNQSWVDYRNHQIEIKNESTVMQGALEHKVLVGTRWHRNDRDVLMFTRDKAKNPNYNYGYYAPPYMPEGTQTTTSFYIQDSMSYRNLTITPGVRYDIVKNQGKGSRAITYQDPDPYYGHDYSDVTYSGATPHLGLLWKMNQNFRFFGDLTYTWRAPLIDEQYEVQGRVSSLTGTSRHLDKETVRAARIGVIADFESVIQQEDQLQLRTTLFDTRGKDEIFRRRGVYCESQKVDGHNGNCPPSIGNYRNLPGYHIQGLEIEAFYNSPNVFGRLAYSTMKGKRDQSPRDPWFGQKTWIAEIQPDALHATLGVKVPSINVNMGWTGDFIGAQRRSPMDADPDAGYWSLPKSKGYAIHGLFANWEPSFIDNTEVRFTVANLFNRDYYPYLGESVSGVGRDYRFTVVKRF
- a CDS encoding ribonuclease G — translated: MSYTNKPVPEEIKRWNWGAFMFNIIWGFGNKSYLPLLALVPLLNLVWIFVCGIKGNEWAWKSGDYDSVETFMKVQETWNRAGFVYFIISIVMAVLFFIFFFTTMMAMIATSTSHGY
- the mprA gene encoding transcriptional repressor MprA, with the translated sequence MESSFTPTEELLNTRATQQKSLNKDIPYQEILLTRLSMHVQSKLLESRNNMLKSQGINETLFMALMILDTTENRSIQPSELSAALGSSRTNATRIADELEKQGWIERRESHNDRRCLHLHLTDAGEEFLNSLLPPQHQCLKQIWSVLDQSEQRQLETLMRKLLLQLDTLAEKDCE
- a CDS encoding CDP-alcohol phosphatidyltransferase family protein; this encodes MTIYDLKPKFQALLRPYVEQLFTKGITANQVTLFALLLSIAIGGLLLLYPYPHLFLLLPFVLFFRMALNAIDGMLAREHNQKSALGAILNETSDVISDIALYLPFAFIFPQAYWWIMLALFLMIMTEFLGVLAQTIHASRRYDGPMGKSDRAFIFGAIAFFIGLFPSLTLSENTHYLFIIINLLLLLTCYHRIHRALKEAMMTDKDKDTSL
- the proX gene encoding glycine betaine/L-proline ABC transporter substrate-binding protein ProX, which encodes MRNPVIWATVLSATLISTQLSAADLPGKGISVQPVQSTISEETFQTLIVNKALEQLGYTVQPIKEVDYNVAYSSIANGDATFMAVSWVPLHNSQYAAAGGDNTFYRKGDYVVNAAQGYLIDKKTAEKYNITNIEQLKDPKIAKLFDANGDGKADLTGCNPGWGCEEAINNHLKAYGLEKSVTHNQGNYAAMMADTITRYKEGKPIFYYTWTPYWISDVLKPGKDVVWLQVPFSSLPGDDKTDTTLANGKNYGFPPSTMHIAANKKWAEENPAAAKLFEVMKVSVADINAQNLRMHNGQKSQADIERHANAWIKAHQKTFDGWIEQAQAAAK
- a CDS encoding MFS transporter, with protein sequence MENTAPQTSLSKGLILLMAVATGMVVASNYYAQPLLDSIANYFHISATLAGFIVTTAQLSYAIGLMLLVPLGDIFERRSLIITMTLISASGLLITAMASNIWVMLIGTALSGMFSVVAQILVPFAATLAAPHQRGKAVGTIMSGLLLGILLARTASGLMASFTNWQGIFWVASIFLAILAITLWRCLPTYKSETNLNYFQLLGSIFKLFATTPVLRTRSLVGALIFAHFGLLWTSMAFLLASEPFNYSDAVIGLFGLVGAAGALMAGKAGVLVDKGKGKKTTTVGLVLLFLSWGFIIIAPYYHWIGLISFIIGVVLLDLAVQGVHVTNQSTIYRILPDARNRLTAAYMTSYFIGGALGSLLSGYAYHQYGWTGVSIAGLIIGVIGLIVWFLGYKNDPIIHVE
- a CDS encoding phosphatase PAP2/dual specificity phosphatase family protein, producing the protein MGGTQHTQITSSRKSIWLAGIVWLLFLAPFFYLTYMQVNTYTSTLSDVPSFVYSWEKAIPFLPWTIIPYWSVNIAYGISLIICTTLREQFIHGLRLIVASLIACAGFLLFPLKFSFIRPTTEGISGWLFTQLEGFDLPYNQAPSLHIILLWILWLRFRAHTPKSWQWFLNLWSLLIAVSVLTTWQHHFIDIITGFGVGVFICYLLPINSRWKWHFTGSKRSLRIGKNYALSAMVFYLLSFGLQGFFWIFLWPAIALTFVTLGYLGAGASIFQKNSQGEIPLSAQIILLPYRFFAWCTYRYYLTRCQTPSLVTEGILLGGRPLYKLEANAVFDLTCEWPRNKFSQNQLYLAQPQIDLLPLSPDDISKAMLSLEQLSQVGTVYIHCKLGYSRSATIVVAWLVNSGTVDTLEEAIKQVYQIRPQVILNPETQEALQIWYSRFQQNK
- a CDS encoding bifunctional alpha/beta hydrolase/class I SAM-dependent methyltransferase, with amino-acid sequence MNQQPQYQTQRNMIESEFTTSDKTPLYYRHWPAQITTESKAIILFHRGHEHSGRVSHLVDELDLPDFSMFAWDARGHGKNQGARGYSPSMGTSIKDIDEFVHYISSNYNIPMENILVVGQSVGAVLVTGWVHDYAPKIRGMVLASPAFKVKLYVPFARTGLALMQKVRGLFYVNSYVKAKYLTHDQNRIDSFNQDSLITRPIAVNILLELYKTADRVVEDASAITLPTQLFISGNDHVVHAKPQHLFYERLNTSIKEKHVLPGFYHDTLGEKDRIIPINKMRSFIETLFAQPLYQHDYQHEDTWSHSADVYRALQTPLPKYCPKRLYYKVLSRSMSTLGKASEGVALGYDKGFDSGSTLDYVYRNQPQGKGLFGRVVDRQYLNSIGWQGIRQRKINIENTIRYAIRQLIQNNMPVHIMDIAAGQGRYLFDAVNDYGKVDSILMRDYSAINVEQGNIAIKERHLEDKVRFEEGNAFDAESLSAVSPSPTLGIVSGLYELFPENHLLKESLKGLSQAIPSGGLLIYTCQPWHPQLEMIARVLPSHQNGQPWIMRCRSQGEMDALVNEAGFEKLDQQIDHWGIFSVSIAKRR